Below is a window of Mucilaginibacter sp. PAMC 26640 DNA.
CGGTTCACCTGCTTCAGGTTCAACCAAAAATACACTACAAATACACCAACAAGAGAGAAAAACTGGGTGTTACCGGTGGTAAAGGAAAAGGTACCCGGAGGCCTGAAATAACCCAATGAGCCGCTAAAACCTCCTCCCAATGAATCGGCACCAATGCCTTTATTTACAAATGCGCTTTGGGGGCTGTAAAATTGCAGGGTGATCAGCAAAAACATAGGGATGGACATCCAGAGTACAACTCGCCCCATTTTAAGAACGTCCTCCAAATCAAATATCTTGCCTATGACAAATATTAACGGAAAGTGAAACAACAAAATACGCGCACCGTAACAGGCTACCAGCAAGTTATGATGCCCTACCAGCAACGCTGTAAACAAGGCGAATACACCAATAAACCACATTACGTTTACATAGCGCGACACCGGCAACAGGCCGTTTCGAAATGAAATTATCAGAATATAAATAGCAACCGGGTCGCGCACAACAAGTAATGGCGTGGCCAAACCGGGGAGTACCCATTTGCGCAACGAACCTTCAAAAATAAGCAAGACAAAGTAAAACCAGATACCCTTTTTAAGTGACACAATTGCTGATAATTCTGTAAAACGTTTTATACTAAGGGTCCGTTTTAGGTAACCATCCGCTTTGCTTTTGTCTACTAATATATTTTCATCAGAATAGGTCATTTTAAAAAATTTCTACCTCGTTATTAATTGTTAATACCCTCAACAAGTTCCTGTCCGTATTTAGCCCAGGGCCTTTTCCGGGCGGCAGCCATTGCAGCTGTCCCCGTTTTTTTGATAAGTGCCGGGTTACTCAATATTCTTTCTATTGCTGCTTTTAGCTGATCTGCAGCCCCGGCCTCAATCAGCCAGCCATCTTCCCCGTCAGTGATAATATCAGGGCCTGCAGTTCTTTCCGTTGTAATTACCGGGGTTCCCTGTGCCATAGCTTCTGTAATTACCAATCCAAACCCCTCAAATAAAGATGGGAAGATCAACACATCGCTTTCACGCATTAATTTTAAAACCTCGGCATGTGCAAGGCTGGGAATCCATTTGTGCCTGGCCAGCGCTTCATTCAATACGGCACAATCAACCGCCATTTTTCGGCCTACAACCGTTAATGACACCCTTTTACCAAAATCTTCAACAGCCTCAAACAGATCTGCTATCCCTTTCCGTTGAGATAAGCCGCCTACAAAAAGAATTTTTAAAGGCCCGGTTTTTCCGGCCGATTGATATATCCTGCCCTGCGCAACGGCGGGAAACGCATAGGGGATAACCTGTATTTTAGCTAATTGACCGGGGAAATAATCAAGGGTCTTGGCCGTAAAGCTGCTTGCTACAAAAATTTTATCTGCAAGTTTAAGCTCTTCGTCTTTCCGGGCAAGTTTCGAATCAGAATCCTTTAAGCCGGTTAAGGTTACAGCCCAATCGGGCCAACGTTCGGCCTCTGCTGTGAGCATTTCCCTGGCAGCGCGCCAGTAACCTATGGGTAAATCATACAGGCATTGTAATCCTAAATTTTTCGCCTGTTTAAATGTTGCCAAAGCACCGTCTTCGTAGGCGTAAATTGCATCGATAGGGTTCCCCTGCTGCAGGCCTTTTAAGCGATGCGCAATTTTACTGTCTAAATCCCGATAGACAGCGTCAACACTTGCCCAACCCTGTTCGTGCCTTACGGGCTTTGATAAACCTAACCGTGGCATGATCAATCTTGCCAGTTCTCGTGTGGGGTGTGATCTGATTATATTTTGCGGTATTGGATAGGTGCGGCGCAGCCATTCTTGCTTTAACGCTGATGGCAAAAAATTAAGCCACGCAGAATTAGCATTTGCAGCAACGGTAGTATCAAATTCCGCCAGCATGCCATTGTTATGCAATGCCAGCAACAATGCCCTAACAAATTCATTACCTGTTGCATGCGACAGCATTACCTTCATACCTATTAAAAATCTTCTGAAATAGCCGAAACATTTGTTTCAACTCTAAAGTAAAAAAAATGTAGCGAAATCGGCCACACAACTCTGGTAATAATTAGTAACGCTGCCAAAGACGGTCATCTAATTTTTTGCGGATTAAAACTGCACCTGTTATCGACACCATCACGACGTCTATTTTCCTCTAAAATAGCAAATTACCTGTCTATTTTCTTTGCAATATCCTCTGCCACCAGTCGGGTACGAATAGCTACCCCCTGCCTTGTTAAATGATAGGGCGAATCGTTACAGTAAATATCCTTAGCTATGTAACGTTCTGGCCTTGCCGAAAATGGCACATCAATGCTTTTTAACTGAGCTTCAATTTTTTTTATAATAAACTGTTGGTTCCGGAATGACTGGGCCTGTAAAGTAGGCGGCAAAACTATCAACTTCGCCCCTTTTGATTTTACAAATCCATTAAAATCTTTTAAAAAACGCATGGCTTCAGGATTTACCTGCTCCCTGCCGTTACATTTTTCTTCGGGCGCAAAAGGGATTTTAACTTGCTGCCAATGCGCGGATAGATCACCATAGCCATTAAAACTTCTTCGTACCGAAATATCGTTGAACATTCCTTTTGGATGCCCGGCAATTGACGTATTAATTTCCGACACGGTGTAGTGTGGCAGAAACTTAGCCAAGTGGATTATTTGGCCCATATCCAGATACGCGTTTCCACTTGGATAAATATCAAATAAAATGGCCAGTAGTTCGCGCGAGCCGTTCCACCCTTTTTCATCCAAACTTTCATCGTAACAAGTGTACTCGGCTGCAATAACTACAATATCACCTTTCTTTACATAAGGCTTAACATCATTCAACATAAATTTAAGCCCGAGCCAAATTGCTATAGCGGTATTTACAACCGGCATCTGGCAGGAATCAGCAACTAATTTGCTGTCTATCCCCATGCTTACATTAGAGCCGCCTACAAATATTATTTTAGGTTGCGTTGTTTGCTGTAGTAATTTGTGCTTATCGGGCAATACCGCCATGATGCTGTTTTCGTAAGTAATGTTGCGCAAAAGAATTGGAGGCAACATAAAAAGCACAATGGTGAGAACAAGAAAGGCGCTAAGCTTGATTAAAAATTTCAACATTATTCATCAAAATTTAACGTACATAAATCCAGCTTCTTTTGAATCTTCATTTGAAATTATGATAAGTATCGTGCAGAAAATCATCAGATAAATACCCCAGCGCAAAATGCCATATTTTAAATTCTGAATTTGTAAAACATGCTGTTTACTCCGCTGAAACCATTCAACTACCAAAAATAATAAAACAGGCGCAACTAAATATGGCTTTGCATCCACCGGGTATAGCCTAATGGATGTTGTAAAAATGCGGGCAAAAAATTGAGCCGCATCCGTAACCGAGTTTGATCTGAACAGTATAAACGAAAAACTAACCAATGTAAATGTTTGGAGCATGTTGGCTAGCTCAGGCAAGGTGGGCAGCTTCTTTGTAGTATCTGTTTTAAATTTTTTGTTAATGGTACCACGCAGTATAGCGGGTATATAATATAAGCCATGCAATATCCCGAAAAGAATAAAAGTCCAGTTGGCACCATGCCAGATACCGATTACGGTAAAATTGATCATTACGGCCATCACCTGGCCCCAGGTTTCGTAGTCTCTAAAACTAATACTCAGTGGCGTGAACACATACTCGGTAAGCCAGCTGGTGAGCGACATGTGCCATTTTCGCCAAAACTGTGAGATGCTTTGGGCAAAAAATGGAAAATCAAAATTTTTAGTAATGCTGAAACCCAAAAGGCGGGCTATCCCTATCGCCATATCTGAATAGCCGGAAAAATCAGTATAAAGCTGGATAGCAAAATAAAATGTACCTAATAATAAGGTACTCCCGGGCAGCGTATGGTAGTTGCTGTATATATTATTGCAGATACCGGCTAACTGGTCTGCAATCACTATTTTTTTAAACAATCCCCACAATATCTGCCGCAGGGCATCAACAGCGGTATCGTAATCAAATGTTCGGCTTTTTTCCAGTTGGGGCACCAGGGTTTTAACCTTATCAATTGGCCCGGATAAAAGTGAAGGGAAGAATGCCACGTACGAAAAGAACACTACCCAATCGGTAACGGGTTTTATTTTATTCTTATGCACGTCAAACAAATAACTGAGCGTTCTGAAGGTATAAAAGCTAATGCCCAGCGGTAATACAAGATTCAACAACCCGATGTGCAGGCCAGGGAACACAGCAAGGAACGACTCAATAAAAAAATTGCTGTACTTGAAATAAATCAGGATACCAATACTGATAATGCTTCCGAGATACATCATCAGGTCTTTCTTTTGCTTATCGGGAGCCTTAGCTATCCGGATACCTAAAAGGTAATTGATCAGCGATTGGATAATTAGTAACGACAGAAAACGCCAATCCCACCAGGCATAAAAAAAATAGCTGCCCGCTAAGATGAGGATATTTTGAAGCCGGAGGCTGTTGCCCACCACAAACCAGTACAGGAAGAAAAACACAACAAAGAAAGCTACAAATGGTAATGAGTTAAAAACCATGTTTGTTACTTAATATTTGTAGCAGCATTAATCAATATATCTATACCATTGACCTGAGCGGTGGTATTGGCCAAAAAATAAATCGTTTCTGCAACCTCTTCTGTAGTGAGCAGGGTTTTTAGCGGATGGTTCTGTCTGATCTGCTCTACCATTCGCTCGTCTATATCGCCTGTAAATTTTGTTTGCATAAAATTAGGCGATACCGTATTGGAAGTGATATTAAACCTGCCATTTTCTGCCGCCCAAACTTTGGCCATTTGTTGCAGATAAGCTTTGTTGGCAACATAAATGGCAGCACCTGCCGGCGGTGTATTTACCAAAGCAGCCGTTAAAACAGTGATAATTTTGCCCGCTTTTTTCTTGCGAAAACTGCTGATTGCAGCCTGCGTAACGGCTAG
It encodes the following:
- a CDS encoding glycosyl transferase family 1; this translates as MKVMLSHATGNEFVRALLLALHNNGMLAEFDTTVAANANSAWLNFLPSALKQEWLRRTYPIPQNIIRSHPTRELARLIMPRLGLSKPVRHEQGWASVDAVYRDLDSKIAHRLKGLQQGNPIDAIYAYEDGALATFKQAKNLGLQCLYDLPIGYWRAAREMLTAEAERWPDWAVTLTGLKDSDSKLARKDEELKLADKIFVASSFTAKTLDYFPGQLAKIQVIPYAFPAVAQGRIYQSAGKTGPLKILFVGGLSQRKGIADLFEAVEDFGKRVSLTVVGRKMAVDCAVLNEALARHKWIPSLAHAEVLKLMRESDVLIFPSLFEGFGLVITEAMAQGTPVITTERTAGPDIITDGEDGWLIEAGAADQLKAAIERILSNPALIKKTGTAAMAAARKRPWAKYGQELVEGINN